TGCGTTAGGGCCGACCGCACAGGGGAATCAGGGAAAGGCCCACTTTGGGACAGCAAGGCCCAGGGGCAACAAAGCCTAGTTTCACATTGGGTGTGTTCTTAACAAATAGTATTGTTAGGGACTTATTGAAGAAATTACATAAATATTTGGAGCAAAAAATATACATATTTGGGGACTTAACGATGAATTTTCTTTAAACTGTTAATTTCTGAGTTTTCAACGGAtaaacttttttttccttttcttttgcatcCTAAAACCAAAGGAGAAAGATGGATTTTTGTTCTCTAGTACTCTTAATTTGAACCCTAAATCATTAATTTCAATAATATGATTTCGTTTCTCCTTTCTTCTAATTCTAACAGCAACATACGTATAGAATTAGATAGAGAATAGTTAGGGGTTATATTTTAGTATGGGACTTTTTTGATCGATGTAGCTATGTTAGCATAATTAGTTTAACAATCATTTAGGGCTGAGACTTATAAAGGGTGTTTAATTTGTTGATTTTTGGGGGCATGTACCGAAAAAAATTGCATTGGGGCAATTTCTTTTCGATAATGTTACATGTACCGTGAAATGGTACTCCTAACTATTCTCTATCTAATTCAACCGTGTGAGATAAAAAGCTGGCCCCACTTGAACCCTTTCTAATCCCGAAGCGCTGCCGGAACTGCACGATCCCTTCTCGGGACACACCGGGTAAGAAAAGCTCGGTGTGTCTATCATCGTTCATTTCTTTTCAGGAACGGCCCTGCATGCGTGCTCTGTCAGCGGAATTTCAATGCCTCGTCGCCCTATTCAAGCTGGGCCGTTGATCTTGGTATACTTTACACATGTCATCTCTATTCAGATGTGGTAGATATTTCAGTTACTGCACCCAGGGTCCCAGATCCATGGGTAGGATTCCATGCTTCTCGTCTGTTCTCCTTGCGGTGCCTCACAGAAGTGGCCACATGTATCTGCCATATTATTACTCCTAAAATTCTCATAGATTGACATCGTCCTCTTTTCGGTGTAAGTGAGAATTGCATTGATGAAGAAATTGAACCTAACTGCACACAACTGGTTCAGTTTTTTTTAACTCTCACTTGCGACTTTAcacattattgttttcacttccCATTCCTTTTTGTTGTTTATCGTAAATGTTGGATGTAAGATATTGGAGAAAACTAAATTGAAACGCAGAATaatattaatcaatttaatttgctCAAATTCTTACTTCAAACATCAATATCCTTCTTTCGCTCATACATGTAAATTGTAGATAAGATGTCGGAGGAAACTAAACCTAACTGCACACATTATAGCAGTGTGCTATTAGTTCAACTTCCTCCAACTCTCACTTCCGACTCCATGAACACACTCATGTTTTTGCATTCTATTTATTTTTGCCGAGTCCGTAAATGCTGGATGCAAGATATTGGAGTAAACTATATGGAACGCTGTAGAAGGTAACAACCATTGACAATTAAGTTGTCTACAGTTCTTACTCCCAGCATCAACATTCTTCTTTGTTCTCATTTATGGAAGTTGAAGGTGATATGTTGGAGGAAACTGAACCACATTTGAGTAGAGTGTCCCTTCATATTGATTCAGTTCCCTACAATTCTCTTCGTTTGTTGTCTACATTGATTAGAACTCAACATGCTAACtatttaaaaggaaaagttggtaTTTCGGACTATCTAAGACGTCCAACAACTGATTTTGTATTAAAATGGCTTTGTTTGTTAACTCTACCCCACCCCTTCCCCTGGCTTTAGTCTCTCATTTTCAGTGGTTCATGGTTCCTTAAACAAGCTTTCAGCATTTCTACTAGTGATTATAACATTCATAGACTAATtgcagaaaaaaataatattcagaTATTTTGAAGAAGTCCAGAATTTAACCAAGCTTCGAACATTTGTACTAGACTAATTGAAAAATCATATTCAGATATTTTGCAGTCCAAATTACatcctaaaagaaaaaaaactttttgtcATATAATTATGAGAAAAACCACTCCTGATTTTGTCACTAGCAATTGCAGACCCCATGAACAACATATAACACCGACTTCACCTTTGCATCCTTTTTCTGTAGTTAAATTCCTCGGCTGCAGTAGAATTGACGTGCCAAATGAAGTTGCAGAGTAGTTGGTGTAGTAAAGACAGAAGATACATACCACAAACCATAAGTTGACAGGCATGCAACTATTCACCAATGACCAAGTCTGATAATAGAAAATGCAGGCGCTGAAGCAAATGACATCCATATGGAAGTTGTTCAAGCTAATGCTTTCTACCAGCAACAAGTAAAGGTCTTCAGCTTCAGCGGCGAAGAAGAGAAATACCGAGCAATCCAGAGTTTTTATCGAAGTAAAATCCGATCCAGTTTGTTGCACGAAACTTTCTGCGCTCCACAAAATCTGTCCCCCAGAAAAGAATGAAATGACCGTCACCAGCATCCTTGAAACTGATTTCGTAGTTTGTATTAGTATCCAAATCACGTACGCCAATAGTTAGCCCATGGCCTGTTTCCCCAAGTGGTGCAGCCCACCACCAATGTGGAATCCTGCCTTCAAACATAAACGACGGCAATACCAGACCATGCTTCGTATCAATGGGATGCACAAATTTAATTAGATCCCAGTTAAAAAGATAGTCTTCTGGATCTAACAAATATTCTGCTGCTTCAGGTCTCAATGTTGGACTATAACCCTGGTCGTAATCAATCCAAAATCTTAAACGTGTTTCCTCATATAGCAGTGTGACTTTATCACCCACGGATAAACAGAAATCCTGAACAAAATTCTCACGAAACCACAATGGGTTGTCATACGTATTCAATCCCAAAATATAGTTGTTCTCTCTTCTGCCGGAACCCAGTGTGATAGTAGTCTCTCCAGAATCAAACTTTGGATTATATTTGTAACCAAAAATGAAGATATCTATGCGAATGTGGGGTAGAAGTCCTGACCAGATACCTGTTGTACTCTGATTAACCCAATGCTGGAGAACAGACTCATCGAATTCTTGGATAGGGAATGATATGCCGTCAATCAGATCTTCTTCCGTGAGAAGTTTTTCTATAATCTCAGGCTCTGGCCCATCTGGAAGTAATTCTACTTGGGGTTCAGGTTGGGGAAATGGGTCGGGTAAGGGAACTCTTGCAGGGGCGGGTAgaaattttagaaaagaaaatattAAGAAAGAGTT
The sequence above is a segment of the Papaver somniferum cultivar HN1 unplaced genomic scaffold, ASM357369v1 unplaced-scaffold_125, whole genome shotgun sequence genome. Coding sequences within it:
- the LOC113331151 gene encoding uncharacterized protein LOC113331151, producing the protein MNSFLIFSFLKFLPAPARVPLPDPFPQPEPQVELLPDGPEPEIIEKLLTEEDLIDGISFPIQEFDESVLQHWVNQSTTGIWSGLLPHIRIDIFIFGYKYNPKFDSGETTITLGSGRRENNYILGLNTYDNPLWFRENFVQDFCLSVGDKVTLLYEETRLRFWIDYDQGYSPTLRPEAAEYLLDPEDYLFNWDLIKFVHPIDTKHGLVLPSFMFEGRIPHWWWAAPLGETGHGLTIGVRDLDTNTNYEISFKDAGDGHFILFWGTDFVERRKFRATNWIGFYFDKNSGLLGISLLRR